ttatttttttaatattttcaattattttttcttgtggtctgtgtaaatatatttttggtgttttaaggctgctgtatgatcaatttatgagaatccttgcatttaattattaggattatttgatatgaataattattttatagaaggtacttatttataggtaagtcgatcagaaactatatttacactgaataatgttaatagtaaagagctattaaaatatctattatttgtatttatttgttaataataattaaaacttaaatattagcagtaatcttgttcctttcacaaaatgttttttaattatttttacgaagacggtctcgcgtattttatacattgcgcttttgggattaaacttataaatgcttctacgtaacccagttaacagattgtccgtggcaataaatatttaatttaagcctaaaaagtaaatgtaaaatagtaataatatgaaaacaaacttacgcgtaagcatcgactcttccggtgaaacctagctagagtgccgccgcTGCCGAAGAAACTTCTTTATCCATTTTCATCTCGctctgaactgaaacttgaaagtatcaaaatatattatgaaaataacctgaatacctgatcataacgaaatgtgtgagtttgtgttaaaacttacattataatgtatacggctCATAACTGTCGGTCTATATCGAtggcttattacttatttgttcactgaaattattaaaattgtttatcgtcgccgacgaatgtcgacaattgacgattgccatagatattataaaatatattatttactatgataaatccatagaactttatattatactaagtatctatacagtatattgataaatattaaatcgtatgAACTTTTACAGAAAGTAAGTACTTTGTGATCAGCAATGTACCTATTCTGGTTATCTATTTcagttatagttcgcatgccaaatttaactgtgcgaaactggtccgcaagtttatagacattttattattcgaatgcATTATAATCCCACCAGTTCctctagacacagtgtttgagaagttatatttttttggtaccttattaaattacaatatgaattattataagttacctatgtaggtacttgtacaaaactcgactaccgggatttaaataaaaaaatgtgatttataggtaatctattggctattgatctattataaaatagaaatttaacctaccaataatatcacgttttaacaaaatcaattttagtttttggtgtaactttaagtcaaatgatcgtagatagctaaggtacatgcaatttcccctgattgtttataatagcattttctatacaccaccaaaatattttgacttgttttgctGTTTgtgggcattttcagtttccattttttttagttttattttctataaatgtcaataaagtttTAGTAGTGGGGTCAAAAagcatgaacatttaataaaaggctcctgatatattgttacaataacaggtgaaattttttaaaataaataggcacaatttatgaactttaaaattgaaaaatgatatttcaacttttatagctaaggtttgaaaattgaaaacaaagtttcacgtaaatagattattctgtaaccaaaaaatctaaaaaatttttttagaagaaacacaatttttcttatacctagttattttatatttttatgatcaaattggacgaaatcagatatttaaacaaagaagaacgattttagttcgtgctatacctattttaaaaatattattcgtgggtaattgaaacgactaaaatatattattatatacaaatatgacaataaacaaataataataattcaacttaaccgtatCTATTCATacgttgcagatcacaaagatttctgtaaaagaacacacaatttatcaattgaccttataggtactgagtatataagtttaatggatttatcataatatacctaatatattttgtatcatctaTGATAATCGCCAATAATTATCGACATTCGTCGGaaacggttaacaattctatgataatttcggtgaacaaaaaaaataaaatgagccaACAATAGACGGACAGTTTGTTaagcagtaggtatatataatattaaaatataagtttataccaCGAACCCGCACATTTGAGTGCGTTCGGgttgttttcataaaatagatactttcaagtttcagttcggagtactttttaaacttgaattatatatttattgccacCGACAATCTTTTTACTGGATGACGTATCGTCATCTGGTATATGGTGATGGAATCactagaaaaaattatgtaaatcaaaatttaaaaaacaacaaaatacctaggtactcaatTTGATGCTTCTAACGCAAAGACCATACTGTGTCATCCTCTGACTTCCGTCGCAAGATACCTAGATTGCATTGCTATACACAACCCAGACAGCCATGCCGGAACATATAATGCTTTCATAAAATTCTATctagtttaaaagttaaatatttaaaatgtaatattattttaattttttaacatatttataagactaatattgttttttgaaacattagtttagttttataattgtgttttatttttaatattacagtgaAAATTTTACAGGCATAttcaagtaatattatatgcataaattcaaataatgtttttcgtCATACATTTCCAAAAAGTTTTGgttacttttattttcaaatattgttgtTAAGGGGGGATCACACGGCGCGTAGTGTGGAGCGTGATATATACCGCGCACAGTAAAACCGCCGCTCCGTTAGATTGGATGAAACGAGCCGCACCAATTTTCCTTTGGCACGGGATACAGAGACCGACAATTGTCGGGAAGAGACGTGCTGCGCATAAAAACTTTGCCGCACCACCCCGCGCAACACAAAACACACAACGCGTCAACTGTACCACTCTATACCACTCCACACTCCATCTTAAACTTAATTGTAATGAGcccagtggcgtaattaggaatttggtttgggggggggggggatatacgTTTTTAGATCAATACTTTTATCAATACTATTATCAAtactttgatcaaaatgttagcagtaataaaaaagttttgGGAGGGGATCTATCGCCCTAATCCCCCCCTAATTACGCCCCTGAATGAGCCACTATATAggctacctataatatgtgtatcaaTAGATATTAGAAGAATACGGTTAGGATTAGCAACATTATTTTCATTGGCCATCGAAAAGGTTTGGTGGTTTTCAGTGCATTTGTGCGGGCACATAACACTATTAGAACATTTAGAACACTATATAGAATAATTGACGTGTAGCCCGTGTCGCCACGCCGAAAATACGTCGGTCGACAATGaaatcgttattacttattagttattacttattaggtattcGCATAATACGTTTCGTGTATTgacaataactaaatattttataagctacAAGTATACTGTCATACACACTGGTTCGTTCACCAACGAGAATTACCACCACCAGGAGAAATaaacgtaaataaaattatagttaaaaataagttcattaatttgaagaaaaaaaaaatttttcatttttcaatcacTTTGTATATTGAAGGAACACGCTGAATACATCCGAAAATATGTTACGTTAAAATGctgtaacaacaataatattatagtttattattatggtatggtAAATATTGTTATGGACGTTCggagatatttttatttcgtagaaaaaataaatacacacactaaaaatatacaaattaaaaatcaattatatcatTAGATTCTTGAGACATTACCTGATCgcctacaatatattttagacggtGACGGGGAGCTAGAGGCTTTGGCTAGGCTTGTCGTTTATGTCAAGGGGGGGAATAGCAATATTGCATACCTactgtaaatattatctataatattcatcacattatttgatgaatttatcaAGTCATCAagattcatcatattattattataatttataatttataaacaatagtcTAACGCTGCGGCCTGCGGTTAACGCGTTTATTTATTACTGAtaacgaaaacattttattttggtattattTTGTCGCCAACATAAACCATGTCTTTGCTTTCGTATACTGCGTTTAAGATTATCAGCTTTGGCGCACGAAGACTGTGCCGCCGCCCGCCGATAACACCGCTGCGGCGCTGCCTAACCGTCATCCTAGACGATCGCGTTTTGTGATTGGCCGACAGTGTCATTGGCCGACAGTGGCCCTCACCGGTGTCGCCGCCGAGtggtatatgttattataatgtttttccaTGCGTTTTGCATTTTTGCGTTTGCCGTATTGACTTTTGACTTTTGATTTATAGTGTCTATACTCGCGTAACTTCTAGGTCCTATAACAGTTTGTTGATACTCATTAGCCTAGCCAATACGCACTTGTTTTGCGACTTTCAAGTAAGTATACCTTagacattgattattattataaaacagaaaGCGGTTTGCCATGGTGTACGGGGCACGCTGTCCACACGGACAGACCGCTTTGTGTTTGACTGAGACTTAAAGGACATCACAACACTACATACAAGTCTGCTTAGGTTTAAAGTATATCGTTATATAAGAACTATGGTGTGGGTCTCACACTTCAACACTAATTATTCAATGAGATACAtgcgtttgaaaatattatacgtgtaacgTACAACCGTCGTATATGGCGGCGTATATGTTTTACGTGTAAAAGTGTGTagattaacacaacaatttcaatcgtttaacatttttttagatttttggatttttggacTGCATTGTAATAAaccaataaactaaaaataaaaaattaagtgttGTGATGTCCTTtctataatagaatatattatgtgaatacctaggtacctacacttTAAATGTTGTAagctaaaatgtatatactatatattttttgacaagagtccagatatttaaattatttaatttcaattgtaAGTTAAACTGTAATTTGTTCAATTTTcagacattaattaatttttctttctgttgatgtaaattatattaatagagtagaggtacttatatacttccaacattttaaaagtatttgtgtAGTACGTTTactattgctataatatatatcttaaatattatgtgttattattattattagtataatattatttaaacagtaCCAATTGTGTAGCTATTTAAACCTTAATCACCTATAAACTgctatacatattgtaaattataatacactatctgtgaagtatatattaatatattattatgaagtacCTAGTACTGCATGGATGATAGTTCCTATAAATTGACGACACCATTGTCGTCAAGCATAATTaatgtatcaaaataaactaaattaaggATGGGCAGTGGATGAGTTTAAAGGTTTAGGTACCCACCaatcacaaaacaatataaattatataatattatttatttattaaatcaaaagcAGATATAAGTAGGtcctaggtataaataaattaaataagtaggtatctaatatatacatttatatattaacataggtatgtatttaagttaaatacttgtataatgtatacctaataggtaTGTCCTTagttaaatcttattaaataaaatttaggtatatactaCACATCTACACTGGTACATATATAAGTCATTgaacattattactattgttacaGTAGATCTAGGTAGGTATTCTAtagaaatagttattataaaataaattatggtagGCATTAGACAATCAGATCTTTAGTCTATTATAGATTTAACAAATTAGTTGAAATTCAGAATTTTACTGTTGAAAATTACAgggttttaaaaatgcaatccagaagaaaaattcaaaaagagtTAGATTCTTTAcagtgtattaaaatatgtactgaCAATAACAATGATTTCATCGAAAGAGAAGATAGCCTATTTGTGAATTCGCTTTATATCCCTTCAACTAGCacagaaaaaaattctcaatCTATACAGGAAACTTCCATTTCTTCATTTCATAATGTTCCAAATATTGTAGAAATCAATATCAATGAAAACTGCAATTTATCTAATGCAGATCAgtctaataataattcaataaaaatacctTCTAGTTATACTAAAGAAAGTACTAATAGTATAAGTGGTAGTAGTATTAAAGATGATTTATGTAAATGGATAATTGAGTGCAATGTTCCCCAAAGCACTGCaagtaaattattgtatttgatgAAACAAAGGGAAATAATTAATACCAATGAGCTGCCTTGGGATACTCGGACATTGTTAGCTACTCCACGGTTAATATCAAGTATTCGTATTGTTGAACCTGgtcaatattaacattttggaCTACCTAGCATCAGGAATAATTCGACATGCATCCTCTAATATGacggaaattaaaattataattggtatCGATGGATTACCCATAGCTAAAAGTAGCAATAGTCAGTTGTGGCCCATTTTGGCATATATAAGTAATGATACAACTAAAACAGTTTTTCCTGTAGGTATTTACCATGGCTATACTAAACCTAAGGACAGCAATGATTTTCTTGTTGATTTTATATCAGAAGCTAAAGAACTTGTTACCAATGGTATTAGTTTGAATAACTGTAATATGAAAGTATCATTTGGTGCTTTTATATGTGATAACCCTGCTAAGGCgtttatactaaaattaaaggGTTATTCTGGATTTTCATCTTGCACTCGTTGTATTCAAGTTGGAGAACATTATCTAAATCGTGTCTGTTATCCATATTGCAATTTTTCTACTAAAAGAACTCATGAATCATATGCAAGTAAAGCATTCGAAGAACACCATATTGGGAATACCCTATCAAGGCTCATTGAAGTTCCAGGTTTAGATATTGTTACCATGTTTCCTCTTGATTACATGCATCTGGGGGTTgtcaaaaaacttattttacttTGGTTACATACTGGGCCAGTACAAACACGTATTCAAGGccgtaatataaacatattaagtaaTTCATTACTGAACATTAAACAATTCATTCCTATTGATTTTCCACGGAAAACTAGATTGATACAGGATGTTGGGAGATATAAAGCCAGTGAATTGAGATCTTTTATTGTGTATGTCGGTCCTATTGTgctcaaaaatgttattattgataattcatATACTAATTTTATGGCATTACATGTGGCAATGACAATATTGTTAAGTCCTGATTATAGTTGTTATTTGAACTATGCCAAAGAACTACTTCACTATTTTGTTAGaacgtttgaaaatatttatggcCGGCAGCATATTTCACATAATGTTCATGGACTTCTACATCTCCCTGATGATTATATTCATTTTGGTCCTCTTGATAATGCCTCTGCATTtccatttgaaaattatatgaaagAGTTAAAGAGTAAAGTCCGAAAACATGAAAAACCTTTGGAGCAATTGGTTAATAGATATGAAGAAATGTATAAGCTACCTGCCTCACTAGTAGTTAAACAAAAATTCCCAGTTATGTCTAAACAACATAAAAGTGGACCAttagttgataatattaaagGATTAGAATTCAAAAAACTaacttttgataaatttaaaattaatacttcaGTCACTAAAGAGAGTTatgtattaactaataataaaaaagtcgttaaatgtttgaattttgttaaaaccaATCAAGGCAGTATCAAATTAGTAGGAAAAGCTTTTGAGTTAATGATTCCTCTATATAAAAACCCTGTTGATTctacaatttttgatatttatattgtaaaaaaccttaGTAATAAATTGTCGTGTTGGGACtatttagatatataaaaaaaaataatgttaattgaacatgaaaataatttaattgctaTGCCAATTAttcatacctacttaattaaatacaattatgtataaaattgtaaatattattaattatttaagaattctgtatattataacctataatacataatactaatattatacctagtgatcattaatttcaatttgtattgttaagtatttgaaatattatgtagttcctatatattattaatcatgtataatttcaaatatcactatataatatttatatgtaatgcaattgtagataaattaaataactagttAAGATAAATAGGATGTAGTtggtttaatataattgttagtaTTTAGAAAGTATGTTTTGGAGGTAATtcatatttcttaataaaatattgaatttagatTTCTTATAATCATAATGTGGGTTGTTGTCCACTTTTTAAATGAGGACACGGTGGAATCTGTTCCTGAAACATGGTACCGAAAAAAAGATAAAACATGTGCTTGGCCAATTGTATCAAAGaagtcaaaaaaaatgtatcgaaaAAAAAGATTATCCAGATGAAAAAAACTATCAGTGGTTACCTGCAAGGATGCTTGGTCGAAAGTAtggtaagtaataattaaaaaatatatgtttttaaggTGGCCACCGAAACTTAAATTTGTTTCTTTTTGTATTTTAGGATCTTTAGAAGAAGCACGGATGAAAACAAACCGGGCACAATTCTACTCAGATTTGTCTGCAAATGAAGATTTAAATGCTCAACGCCtgttaaaatcaaaaagtaTAATGGAAAGTCCCCCTTCGTTAAGActaagtaaatttgatttttaagttTAGTCTTCTAGCTAATCTCTaggtgttttatttaaatttactttagtttgtacttaataaataatattatgtttttgtatgtacctacctaattttaattttttaattttctagaaaaaatttaaataactgttGAAAACACTGGTGGTTTTGATGATGAATCAGATATTGAAGATGGTCATGATTCTGATAAAGACCCTGACTATCATAAATCAATCATTTTAAatggtatgtatatattttggctcgtatttttctatataatttgtgtgttttatcataatatttatttcaaacaagtacacatatatttatttgttaacagTTCCATCAGTATCACAAACAATGACTAATCGTAATGACAAGTATGTTATGAATTCTCCAATTGGGAAAATTTTGATTGAAGAAACTAGTCCATCTATTATGTCTTCTATGCTTCCAAAACAAccatttattgaatatataaatttgcCATCACCTCAACGTTCAAACACTACACCATCATCAAATCCTAAAAAAAGAGTTTTATTTTCAACTGTTGGGTCCAAAGGTAAAATCTGAATTAAAGATTGTATTTcctaaatgatttttaatttgtcttttGCTTATTAGGGTGAGATAATCGTTCATCTAAGTATAATACAATTCGTATGGTATGTCTTATGCaggtatgtgtattattatgttgtatacaaTGTATCAATGAAGTATATTTAAGAATCAGAAAATCAGaccttatttatatttgtattacaataattcttattttatttgtaataatagcTAGGCAGTGGCACACATTACACTATATAAGTTTTActgatttgtataattttacaataattattttaaacaagtacacatatatttatttgttaacagTTCCATCAGTATCACAAGCAATGACTAATCGTAATGACAAGTATGTTATGAATTCTCCAATTGGGAAAATTTTGATTGAAGAAACTAGTCCATCTATTATGTCTTCTATGCCTCCAAAACAAccatttattgaatatataaatttgcCATCACCTGCTGTATCTCGACGTTCAAACCCTACACCATTAACTCGTCCTATAAAAAGAGTTTTATTTCCAACTGTTGAGTCCaaaggtaaaatataaattaaatctgTATTTcctaaatgatttttaatttgttttttgctTAATTATAGGGTCAAATCGTTCatctaaatataatacagaATATGACTGTGGCATGActgatataggtatgtattataattatcttcTATATTGAATGTATCAATTAgtcatcgttataataataaaacttcattcatattttatttgtaaattgtaatggtaGCTAGGCAGTGGCATACATTCAAATATACGTCATGTATGTGTTTATAATTATGAcatgtttttcatattatgagtGCGTAGATCGGTTGGTGGATAGGTATTGTGGTCTAACTGATCttgtatttttcatacatttaaatttttttataaatattattaatttcttggcaaataaaaatatgttttcaatatttaaattttttctacttATACACCAGCTACGGCAATGGTAAATAagtagattattataaattaattcgtCTATTTTCTAgcattcaaaaatgttgttgtcAGTTCCTTAACTAAAGTTAAGCATGAAATTTCTGCGATACATTCAACTGTGAATTCAAGCTATATGGTGTTGGAAGgatttattaataactttgGACAATCAAGAGCTACAGAAATAGCTATGCAGTATGAGAATGGATGTAGTTTAGACGATTTCTTCCCAATTACTAATGAAGAAGATTTACAGTtacttaacaatataattaagtcTGATAAACAATTTCGATTAAATATggtaaatgtataaactattatttgttGAAGCAGCTGTAAAAATGttagttcaattttatttaagtttccaAGTTATCATTACTCGTGGGTACAAAAGATGTTGGTGATAGCGTGAGACGACTTATGGGACGTATGTTTATTGATGATGTTTTAACCGAGTATTCTCTTCTgggaaaaaagaagaaaataaacTTCTCAGAATTGCCTGTTTATCAACTATTCATAGGTGAGTACTTAACTTAAAATgatttctttattaataataatacttttcatACTTTTAGGTACTATAGCCTGTAGTTAGTATCATAGTTTAAAATTGGCCTTATTTattaggttattacttattaggttaatgatgatataaataagCTACACcccaaaatacataatatgctaaAACTCTTGTTTAAAATTggcactattaatataatattaatgagcttttaattcaagtctagtattatgaacat
Above is a window of Metopolophium dirhodum isolate CAU chromosome 3, ASM1992520v1, whole genome shotgun sequence DNA encoding:
- the LOC132941671 gene encoding uncharacterized protein LOC132941671, with protein sequence MSYAVPSVSQAMTNRNDKYVMNSPIGKILIEETSPSIMSSMPPKQPFIEYINLPSPAVSRRSNPTPLTRPIKRVLFPTVESKGSNRSSKYNTEYDCGMTDIAFKNVVVSSLTKVKHEISAIHSTVNSSYMVLEGFINNFGQSRATEIAMQYENGCSLDDFFPITNEEDLQLLNNIIKSDKQFRLNMVSKLSLLVGTKDVGDSVRRLMGRMFIDDVLTEYSLLGKKKKINFSELPVYQLFIDALRIHQKYKDKINKDFNDPFANWLNHSKFRLLNKAVEKNNKL